The genomic interval AGTGCATCATTTTACAGTTAGGCAATGCACTTGAGTGCTAAATTAGAGCCTCTCCCCTCATCtcaaaatagagagaaaaataaataaataaataaaaaaaaaaacagaaaaagtacaaTGCTATATTTACAGTCATGTAAATGAAGAACTGTATTTACATCAGTGGCACTATTGTGGAAATAAGATGAACACTGTGAAAGCCTGTTTAATAAATTGCATGCAGCATTTCTAACTTCTGGAACTTATTCACTATTATATCTATTATATGATATTTATATAATGCATCTATTGAGGCCACTATTCAGCCCATAATGCCAAGTGTTATGGCTTCATTAAAATGAGATGGAAAACTCAACCTGTTGTGTGCATCAGTTTATGGACATTTACCTAAAATTCAGAAAGTGTACAGTTTGCAAGATAGAAGATCTGaattttttattaaaagttaTTCAAAGTTATACATACTGTCCATATTTACATAGATAGGGTTCTTGTCAGTACTTAAATCCCTTGCATGCTGTCACAGCTATGGTTAGAGCAAAGAATATATAAAGCTACATATAGATATAAAGTCGTCATTAAAGTCATTGCAATATGTCATAAAAATCCCAGGTTACACTGGTACATTAGATGTTCATAtgactactattactacttctAATATAGTtgagtcaagttttatttattaacaaaagaaacactAAATACATAAAGTTAACCTTTTTCAGAATTTACACTGCCTCACACCGTACTTTTTGAAATACAGTGTGGAGAATATAGTGTACTCTCCTAAAGAACCACATGTGCGTCTCACATGAATAGATTATCATATAATCTATGACGATGCATAAGTACCCCTGCACTTGACTATTATCATTCCTCACACTTTTCCCACCCTATGTCTCCTGTCACAGCTATGGTTGGAGCAAGTTTCTTTACACCATGAAAGCTTACTGCTTTAGTTTAAACTGGGCATCAGAATGGGAAAGAAAGGTTATTTAAGTGACTTTGAATGTGGCATGGTTTGGTGCCAGACCAGTTGGTCTGTGTATTTCAGAATCTGCTAATCTACAGGGATTTTTCCACACAACCATCTCTGTCAATCCAAATAGTGATAGTATTGATACCAACATTGGTATTGGTAACGGATTAATACTTTAGTTTCAGCTTCTGTCCTCTACATTCAGTATGTTGCTCCCGTTTCATCATCACGTAACTCGTAGGTGCTGAACAGACACCTTGATActgctgtaaaagaaaaacagctgtgtgtgtaggaaGGCTATCTGCTATTGTGACAACACCAAtttatacaaacacatgaaaatccACAATTCTGAGCTACAAAAGAAATTaagagaggatgaggaaaatCCCCCAGACAGACCCAGAGCCtgataaaaaaagacatcactGGCAGAGTCCTTCTGCAGAGAGGCAAATATTCAGGTAACCCATGTTGCTCTGACTTTGATGTCATTAAGATGAAAAATCTGTCATCTGATTTCATAAATAAAGATGGTATTAATTATGGTAATGAGAAAGGGGttgataaataaagtatttctgattctgataaaaaaaaaagtcacatagTGAAGAAgaactgtttcatttcaaaggtAGGACATGaactggaaatatttttttcttctgcagaaTTATTTTTTGGTTATGCATTCATGCAGGGAAAATACTTAGAATTAAACACAGATCTTTTacgtttttattattattagtcatGAACGTAAACTGATTTGCAGGAACCCAGATACATGGCACCAGTTTCCTTTCCTAAGGTGGAGTATCTGAGTTGTTGTTTATTGAACTTTTGGATTAGTAACTGACTGGATGATCCACCCCATTACTATCTTCCTGCACAACACCACCTCAGCTCCTACAGCACTAGCATCAGTCTCTAGCGCAGCTAGTAATGAAGCATGTCACAGAAGAAACTTCATGCTTTCAAATGCATGCTGACACTCAGGTGTCGAAAGAAAACTGACCTTTGGACTGGACAGCAATGTTAAGAGGTGCACAACAGAGGAAAAGTTACAATAGAAACATCTGTAGTAGCAGGTTATACCTAAGAATCTTCGCAGGGTGGACCTACTGATGGGAACAGGAAACTCAGAGATAGCTGTCACTTTGGCCTCCACAGGGACACACCTGACCCTGACCTACCTGTCTTCTTAGATAGATAACTTTGCTGAACTTGCATGTAGCCTGTTTTGAAGTAAGAAAGCTTGATCCAGAGGATTAAATACCTGCTGAAGATAAGCATTACAGTTTGTTAAGCCAGCCATGTTCAGCAACCTCTGGAAAGTGGCTGGAGCATTACACATACCAAAAGCCATGACAGTATATTTCAGGAAGTGATCTGGTGTCACAAATGCAGAAATCTTAGAAGCTCTGTTGGTTAAAGGAACCTGCCAGTATCCCTTGAATAAGTGTAACTTATTGACATTAACTGTTCCTAAGTTGTCAATACAATCTTCCATCCTAGGCAATGGATAAGAATAAGTGATTGTGACAGCATTACCCTTGCAGTAATCTGTGACAAAGGGAAGGGAACCATCAGATTCCTCctctaacaaacagagagagctCTATGGACTAGCATTAGGCATGGCTAAACCATGCTATAACAAATACTCAGCCTCTTTTCTTATGAGTGCTTGCTTAACTGGAtttcttctgtgtctgcagTTTCGCCTGGTCACTGGCTGTGACTCTGCCTATGCTCGCATGTTGACGGATTTCTGTGCTAGCTTATCATTGCCTCACCTCCTCTTTCAATGTATCTGacataaagaaaatgattaaatacaaaaatgaataaatgataaaaataattaaatgatttaaatgacaAAGTTTCCATGCAATGAAtcttaaaagaacaaaaagaatatACCTCACAACCTTCTTGTCAGCACACACTTGTGGagacctcctccctctttcattctgttgtttttatttctttctttattcctGTCAAAGCAGGCTTAGAGCAGCCCATGTGAGGCTATAtagcagcctttttttttaatcctgttccaaaaataaatgcattgaacaaatataacaaatataaattGCATaaacttcagcagcagtgagaggTATATCACTGTGCAGGGAGACACCTTTGATGGGGACTGGACTGAAATGAGGGTTgtaacagtgttaatgttgcaAACTGTCataatgatttaaaaagttGATCTCATCTACAGTACAGCATGTTGCCCTAGATCTGATGTCATCAAGATGAAAAGTCTAGCATCTGATTGGACGTTTAAAGATGGTATCAACCATGATAAAGAGAAAGGGGTTGATAAATAGATAATGCACAGTCTCACAGTAAGGAAGAACTGTCTTGAGCATTTCAAAGGTAGGACAtgaactgaaaatcttttttcaaAATTCTGAATAATTATTATTGTAGTTATGCATTTCTGcaggaaaaaatatttaaaataaacacatacattacatttttattattgttaatcaTGGATGTAAACTGATTTGCAGGAGCCCAGAAATATGGCACCAGAAGTCACTGACAACCGCACTGATAAAATGCATCCATGTTATGAAATAGATAAGGTCTCTAACACACTGATATACACCCGCGCtgcaatatgtttttttttttttaacattttccttGGCTCATTATCTGTTGTAACAGTTTGTGGAAACCTTCTTGTAATAATCTCCatcatttacttcaaacagctccacactcctacaaactatcttattctctctctggctgtggctgacctgctTGTTGGTGTTCTAGTCTTTCCTTTCAGCATGGAATTCACTGTAAGCTCTTGTCTGTATTATGAAGATATATTTTGTAAAGTACGTGTCTACTTTGATGTAACACTGAGCACAGCttccattttgaatttatgttgtatttctattgacagatattatgcagtgtgtcagcctctgaCATATAGAACTGAGATAAAtgctcacagtgctgcagtcatgATCCTGGTAACATGGAGTGTTTCCATCCTAGTTGCCACTGGCTTTTTAGTTGCAGgattaaaccatgaaaaatgtggagaaatgtgttttatcgAGGTTCAACTTGCAAATATTTTGGGAcctattttctcattttacctTCCAGTGATCATAATGCTCTGTATCTACCTAAAGATTTTCCTTGTTGCACAGAGACAGGCTCTcagcatccacaacacaaactgtcagagcacaaagtctggagcaactgtcagtaagatggagagaaaggccaCCAAAACTCTGGCTACTGTTATGGgagtttttctgatgtgttggcTTCCTTACTTCCTCTGTTATACCTTTCAGCTTTTGAGTCATGTGTCAGTGCCAGTTGCAGTGTTTGAAACTCTTAGCTGGGTTGCACTGTTCAATTCAATGTTCAATCCCTTTATTTATGCcttattttacagctggttcagatcagctttcagaatgatcatatcaggaaaaatatttcagggTGATTTTTCTAACACAAAACTGTCTTGACTTATTGTTTGGTGTGCTCTAACAGCCTACTGACTTGCAAATATTACCAACACTGgcaccacacacagctgtgacagtgttgatgttttggATGATATCTTTGTGCAGGTAAAGTggctgagacacaaacactggtgCATTATAAGCAGCTGTTCATGTTTACAATTAtgtaaatggaaaacatttttcttgcaTTATTTACAGTAGTGGCACAATTGTGTAAATAGGATGTGAACATTGTGAAATACAGTTTAATAAGTTGCATGCAACATTTCTAACTTCTGGAACATATTTCATATTACACTTAAAGTCCCAGCAGCTTTTCTGTAGTGTATCAAATTATGGCATGTTCTCtatttgcttgttttaacacttttttaaaaatgtaatgcttCTGTTGAATGCATCATTCAGCCCAAGATGCCAAATGTTATGGCTTCATTAAAACATGAGTTTGAAAACTCAACCTGTCCAGTGCATCATTTTACAGTTAGGCAATGCACTTGAGTGCTAAATTAGAGCCTCTCCCCTCATCtcaaaatagagagaaaaataaataaataaataaaaaaaaaacagaaaaagtacaaTGCTATATTTACAGTCATGTAAATGAAGAACTGTATTTACATCAGTGGCACTATTGTGGAAATAAGATGAACACTGTGAAAGCCTGTTTAATAAATTGCATGCAGCATTTCTAACTTCTGGAACTTATTCACTATTATATCTATTATATGATATTTATATAATGCATCTATTGAGGCCACTATTCAGCCCATAATGCCAAGTGTTATGGCTTCATTAAAATGGGATGGAAAACTCAACCTGTTGTGTGCATCAGTTTATGGACATTTACCTAAAATTCAGAAAGTGTACAGTTTGAAAGATAGAAGATCTGaa from Lates calcarifer isolate ASB-BC8 linkage group LG7_1, TLL_Latcal_v3, whole genome shotgun sequence carries:
- the LOC108895777 gene encoding LOW QUALITY PROTEIN: trace amine-associated receptor 1-like (The sequence of the model RefSeq protein was modified relative to this genomic sequence to represent the inferred CDS: deleted 2 bases in 1 codon), with amino-acid sequence LTFSLSLSVVTVCGNLLVIISIIYFKQLHTPTNYLILSLAVADLLVGVLVFPFSMEFTVSSCLYYEDIFCKVRVYFDVTLSTASILNLCCISIDRYYAVCQPLTYRTEINAHSAAVMILVTWSVSILVATGFLVAGLNHEKCGEMCFIEVQLANILGPIFSFYLPVIIMLCIYLKIFLVAQRQALSIHNTNCQSTKSGATVSKMERKATKTLATVMGVFLMCWLPYFLCYTFQLLSHVSVPVAVFETLSWVALFNSMFNPFIYALFYSWFRSAFRMIISGKIFQGDFSNTKLS